From Nicotiana tabacum cultivar K326 chromosome 15, ASM71507v2, whole genome shotgun sequence, the proteins below share one genomic window:
- the LOC107807367 gene encoding uncharacterized protein LOC107807367 — protein MAIGLGTAGTSGKKWQRLDPGSSTNIIQLRVLDQAKLAGSIISATKLLAGFNLASVTTQGKILLLTNVQGVIKTDLFEVVDGDMSYNIILGRPWMHEMKVVPSTYHQSLKFPTPEGIKKIRGDQPATRKMNAISVSHSKGKEPAA, from the exons ATGGCCATCGGATTGGGGACTGCTGGCACCTCCGGGAAGAAGTGGCAACGCT tggatccaggaagttccaCTAATATCATACAATTGAGAGTTCTGGATCAAGCTAAACTCGCCGGGAGCATCATATCGGCGACAAAGCTCCTTGCTGGATTCAACCTCGCAAGCGTGACAACCCAAGGGAAAATTTTACTGCTCACAAATGTCCAGGGCGTAATAAAGACGGATCTCTTCGAAGTAGTAGATGGAGACATGAGCTAcaatatcatcctgggaaggccatggatgcacgagatgaaagttgtgccTTCAACGTACCACCAATCGCTGAAATTTCCAACACCTGAGGGGATTAAGAAGATAAGAGGTGACCAACCGGCAACAAGAAAGATGAATGCGATCTCAGTCTCCCATAGTAAGGGAAAGGAACCGGCGGCATAA